From the Trifolium pratense cultivar HEN17-A07 linkage group LG4, ARS_RC_1.1, whole genome shotgun sequence genome, the window GTATTTGTGCAATACAAGGCCTGACTTGGCTTACAGTGTAGGGATTGCTAGCAGGTTCATGGAAAGGCCTAAAAGTTCACACTTGATTGCAGTGAAAAGAATACTTAGATATGTGAAAGGGACCATAAACTATGGTATTATGTTCCCTGCAAGTGATAGAGACAAAGAATGCAAGCTGATTGGCTACACAGATTCAAATTGGTGTGGTGATCATGAAGATAGAAAATCAACAGCTGGTTATATGTTTTTCTATGGTGGATCACCAATATCATGGTGTTCAAAGAAGGAACCTGTAGTGGCCCTATCCTCCTGTGAAGCAGAGTATATAGCAGCATCACTCAGCACCTGTCAAGCCATTTGGTTGAAAAACCTAATTGAGGAAATCAGTCAAGACAGGTGTGAAACTGTCACTTTGAAGATTGATAATGTGTCTGCTATCAATCTTGCAAAGAACCCTATTgctcatggaagaagcaagcatATAGAGCTAAGGTTCCATTACTTAAGAGAGCAGGTAAGCAATGGTAACTTGGCCCTAATGCACTGCAGAAGTGATGAGCAAGTTGCAGACTTGTTAACCAAGGCTGTAACAACACGGGTGTTTGAAAAATTAAGAAGTGAAATGGGAATTGAGACAGTGGACAACATGAATTAAGGGGGTGTGTTGAATCTAAGAAGACTCTAGATGGTTAATTCATATTGTTGATGAGCTGGCTTGGTGTGCAAGCTAGCAAAAGAAAGTGTAGCTAATTGCTCCTtaagcaagttagttagtttgttagtgaAGTTTGTTAATAGAGTTTGTTAGAGTCAGTTAGATTTGATTTACCTAGGTTGTTAGAGTGTGTTAGAGTCAGTTAGGAAGTTGTTAGTTGGTTAGGGCCTAAGAGAATCATCAACCATTGTGATGATCTAGTATAAATAATTGGCTCATGATTAGTGATTGTATCCAACTACTTTTCCCCAttgtggatgaataaaactgattctatttttccttaatcttcttcttcttcctctgttaAACAAGAGCTTTTCATTCTTTCCATTCATTCACCATTGTTGCAGCAACAAGGATTGTAGATCCTGCAGAAACTGTGCTCATTGGCTTGGCCAAAGTGACAGTGCAGCGCGCGCGTGTTTCCTTGATTGCCTGCTTACTTGCTAGGCCTGTGCAGGCCAAAGTGATCGAAGCCTAGCTTCAGCTGCGCCAACAAAAACCATATCTCACCTGTGCATCATAAACTTGACCTTGATATTATTTGCACTCTAGTCGAAAGTTAtgcagtttatttattttttttacaattaactGTGTGCTTATCAAAAGTTAAATTATATATCTATataggagtaattttttttttggtagtcgACCCGACCTTGATActaggttaattttttttttagtatataaGAGGCATTTTTTTAGTAATCCACCCAagttttattttctatattcgCTACCAGTTgaatttgttatttatattgttGAATACTCTTTTCGATCCTTATtccataaacttaaaaaataaattaatatttttatcaaaataagaTCCGAATATAATATGtcttataagtttttttttttaccacaaaCTTATTTGTTGCCAATACTATTTGTTGTTGTGAATTATGTTATTGGAGAATTTTTTGTAATGGAAACCATATTACTCatgtaaataattaatttttttacaactaCAGCAAcatattttgaagttttatgTGATTAggaaaaatttgttttcaaaactTGATatcaaaaaaaggaaaaaaagttgTTTGACTCGAGTGAAAGTTTTAACTATTTGAAGCTTTGAACTCTGATATTTAAGTTATTCTTCCGACATTTTTTCCTCTTCATTCCTacaaaataatactccctctatttttaatttctagTCCTTTACGtagaaaaaaagaaatgttcatatttatttttaactattttgattcatgttaaaaaatagaaagaagcaATTAGGTGTAATTTAGTGGTGAAATATTTAGATAGTATGCATGAAGTTTTAGGTTCGATAttaaattgtaaacaaaaaaaaaataaaaataaaaaatagtaaaatgaatgaaaattatggagatttataataatactctctccgatttttttataaggaacacttttagaaaaaaatttggtcatttttataagaaactttgaccaattttcaaatattataaatgtttaatttcatttatgtccttatttattataagagagaaattaaaaataagtaagttagttgaattaagagtaattaaataaaggtatatataaaataaatttaaaaatttcagagtatattaaatgaaaataatcatTTACAATATATTTccatgtgtaattttttcaaagtattatttataaaaataataaaatgacaaGGGTAGAATATTTTCgtagatatttttattttatttttaaataaaagaaacaaaacgaAGAGACACAATTTGGTTTCCTTTTCCTCGGTCGAATTAGAACACATGCGTCTCATTCTTTCTCTGGCGCTTAGCAAAATACTTCTATTTCTGTAAAAAAATGGTTCAACTTTTCCCAATTCTCATAATCTCCAACTGATTAGGTATACCGATTCTTCTTTATATTTTGACCCTTTCTTTTTCTGtcaaacaaagttcaaatttttgtcattttttacaACTATAATCTATTATTTGTCTTCCCACTTGAATGCATGTGAGTGGTTCTATTTATATTCTTACattgtttctttgtttgttgTGATTGTGTTTGTGTCTGTGATTCTCTTATACGatgttgttgtttttctttctaataatgGGTGAGGTTAAAGTGAAAAACTTTTcctttttgttgtatttttttttgttcattgtgaatttcctttttttttttggttcatagatgaaatgacaaagccattgaaaactcacacatacaaagtggagtgaccggggttcgaaccccggtcccgACGTCCAACACTAGCAATTTCAGCATTTCTGTCAGTTaagctaggatttgtggactCATTGTGAATTTCCTTTGACTGgtttaatgaaatttaacaaatgAGAGAGAAATTAACATCTTTAGATTTTGCATTTTCTTTTTGGTCTGTAGGCGAAGTCGTAAATAGTAAATACCACCTAAAACTCTCACACACCTGTAAGGTCTCGAGTTCAAACCCGAGTGAAGGTGTCTGAGCAATATCGGCATTGCTAGATTTTTCATTTTGATGCAATAGTTCTTTTAAGGGTGTGTTCAAATTTCTACCTTTTTTTCACAAAGGGCTAATTGCATACTAGGCATTTTTCAACAATGATTGTAAAAATGTTCTACATGTATATTTATTACAATGTTATATAATTTAGTATACTCTTTGCCAGCCAAATAAAATGAGCCATTGGGTTCTGGAATTTGTGGAGTTGTTCTCTTCTCTTGTTTCAACTTgtatgaagcactgacacatACATGATAACACGAACACCTGGCACGACATTGACACAGACACGTGATAACAATTTGAAAAAGTGGAAGTAATTGAAAGTAACTTCATGTGTGAGTGTTGTATCGGTGTTGGCACATGTTGGACACCAGGCACACCTTGGGTTGGTGCTAATGCTATTTAGTTTAATATTATTGGGTTGTTAGTGGATGAGATTGAAGTGAGCGTGGAACTAAGGTCAATATTTAGGATGAGTTgtatttctttaattatattttaccgGTTATTATAAACacaaaataatcatattttgacatttttttctttcattttgatGTTGTTTGTTGGTCAACAATTAATAGTAAAGTTTTCTCATGCATAGATGCACATGTAGAAAAGGGAAGCACTGAAATTCCAAGATTTCCTCTAGCGTAGAAGCAGACATTAAATTGTCACAAAAAAAGGTTCTGGCTTTCCTTCCATGGGTGCTCCTAAGCAGAAATGGACTGCAGAAGAAGAAGCGGCGCTGAAAGCTGGAGTTGTCAAACACGGGTCAGGAAAATGGCGCACTATACTTTCTGATCCCGAGTTCAGTTCCATTTTGCGTACGCGGTCCAATGTAGATCTCAAGGTGAGTCTTTTTAACACAGCGTAGCATGTTCTGGGACGGGAAATGTTAAATGTAGAAAGTCTTATTGTTCTTTCAGGATGGGAATGTTGAAATCTCACTCCCCAAAATATCATCTGTGTATTGTATTATAGGAGAAATATGAAAGATAGAGcatttttctttgatcaaatTGATAAATCTATTGCATACCTTTGGTGTACTAGTCTGTATGCTTTGAACTGTGAACAGGATAAATGGAGGAATATAAATGTCACAGCAATATGGGGTTCCCGGCAGAAGGCGAAGCTTGCCCTTAAAAAGAACCTTGCACTTCCAGCCCCCAAAACTAACAATAACCAATTGGCCGTGAGTAAAGTAGTTCAACGTGAAGACATTCTCGATGTTAAGCCCCTAGCAGCCTCTAGCGGAACATTGCaatcttcaaattcaaaagaACAAGTATCAAGGTTCAATAACTTTCAGTTAAATATATCCGCCATTTTATTATGAATAGAAAAAAATTCTGTCCATGCCTGTGGTGCTTGGTTTGCGTAATTTTGTTCTTACAAGTAATTAGTTATAGGATGGCATAAAGCTGTGTGCTAGTTTACCAATTTTTCATAAATGAATAGATAAATAGCCTAATTTGTATCTGaagttttgttattttctaTGTTATTTGTCCAGTAACCCTTCATTTTTATAGTACCTCGTGGCATTTTTTCTACAAGCATGTTATAGatatatgagaaaaaaaatcttatcaTATACGACTTTgcattaaatttaaattcatagtAATTGATATATACATAGATTACACCTGCAGTTATGAATGATAATAGTTTTCTTTTCACTTGTCTTCTGATAAAGGCATCCATCTTGAGCTGAAATGTTGAAATCATGCAGCAATACTTTTGAATTACAAAAGCAATATGTTTTTCAATGATGGCAGGTTGGGGGATAATCATGTACTAGAGGCTATTGTCAATATGAAAGAGTCAAAGGGTTCTGACAAGGCTGCCATTGCTACTTACATAGAGGTATTTCTActtcactttgtgtgtgtgtattTAAGCTTCTATGTGCAGTCTCACTTCGCAAGTAACAACCTGTTATTTCCTGCCACTACAATGTGGTACACCCAAAAAAGCATAATGCAATCAATCATACCATGCATATGCTGCAAATCTTGGCTTGGAATATTGGTGAATAGTTAATTATGCCAATATTAGCAATGTAATGCTTGCTTACATACTTAACTCCATTGTCTCATTGATGTTCATTCCGAAACTTTTCATATCTTTAGGAAAAATATCAGTGTCCACCAAATCTTAGAAAGTTATTGTCAACAAAATTGCAGCAGATGGTGACAAGTGGCAAAATAATCCAGGTAATTTTATGATCAGTTACTGCTGTAGCTATGCACATCAAGCTCCATGTGTAAACCTCTGTAATAGACACAGTCAATGATCTGGATAATATTGGAAGGTCTTATTATAGACCATCCCCAATGGGGAAGCTTAGCCTCATAAGCATTGGTACCTCATTGGGGAGAAAAATAGAAGAGGGCTTAAAGAGTAGTGCTACTTTAAGCTCCTTTTCTCTCCATGGGCTGCACATCACTTTAAtgttaaaatattgaaatgtaATGATATAGAGTTATCGAtagataatataaaattattggtgtaacctattttgtaaaaaattgaggTGTTGGGTTGGAGTGATAGAGTGCTTATTAAGtactataattaaaaaattataaatgagtgatgtgtacatgTGGGGCCCACTTAAATACCCAAAATAAGGGTTCTCCACTTAATACACTTATGTGAAATAGGTATTTTCAATGTTTTTAATCCAATGCACAACTTGTAAATGAAGCAAAGAATTTTAATCTCACCTCTTGAATTTCCGCCTTTGTTGTTCGTGCACTGAAGTTTCTTTAAGTTAGGAAAAAAATTCCTATCATGTTCAACCATTATGAGTTTGGTTCTCCCACCGTGGAACCAAATATTTACTAAATAGACGTGTTATCTTTTGGAAGTAGCAACATgatattaaaatttttttttttaggtaaccCACTAAGCACTCAACCCGGCTCAATGCTGAAatgggtggttattttactaaacccaatCCGGTGTACCTATGTGGTTCGGGATTTGGCCCAACCCAATCTggcccatgtacacccctagcAAAGAGAGATAACTTTTATTTCCATTGATAAACCCTAGTTTTAAAATGGTATTTGAATCCATAAACAGGAAAAGCAGAAGTACAAAATTATGGCCAGTTCAACAGTATCTGAGAAAAGTAGAAGCTCTTCCTTGATGCTCGTTGAAGCGAGGCCCAAAGATTCTCCAGAAGTGGATAAGAGTGGTGTGGTCAAGGTGCTTTCAAAATCCCAAATTGATGAAGAGCTAACAAAAATGAAGAGGATGTCAGCTGAAGAGGCGGCCGCTGCAGCTGCAAAAGCAGTTGCGGAGGCAGAACTTGCCATTGCGCAGGCTGAGGAAGCAGCTAGGGAGGCAGAGGCTGCAGAAGCTGAAGCTGAGGCTGCTCGAGTCTTCGCAAAAGCAACAATGAAGGCGCTCAAATGCAAACTTCGTAGTTGGTACCTTTCTCAGTCAATTACTCCTTTAGAATCTTCACACACTTatatattttgttcttttaaagCTTTAACCATTGCTGCATTATTCTGATGTCCGTACAGAAGGAATTTCTGTTGGTACTTAGTTTAGTTTAATTAGTTAGTGTCTAGAGAGGTGGTGGATGAAATTAAAGTAATCACTTGGAGAGGGGGTCTGGGAAGAATTATATGTTTGGATTAATGGAATGAGATTGACTGGAATGGAAAGGGATGAAATAGGATAATGTTgcgtttgttacagatttttttcttaaaaatatcacttttatctttttaaaagtgtttgttttagattttttagaaaattgttttgttaaaaaaaatcatttttagtCTTGAAATGAAAAGCTGATCCTAATAGTTTTtctaaaatcttttttttttttgaagaacaaGAAACTTAGGTGCAGGAGCTTCACATTTTGAAAAAAGATATTTTAGATAGTAAACAAACAGAAAGCAgcttcagatttttttttaaaaatcccTAAAAAAACATCTCTagatttttcaaaacaaaatgattttttttaaagtttgaacAAAACAAACGCGCACccaatgttccattgtttggatttcaaaaataataatggaatggATTCCATCCCATACCGCCACTTAGCTTCAATTTTGTTCCCCTCCAATTTGAGAGGTAATGAATGGAATGCAAAATTTGTTCTTTATcataaaatatccaaacaatggaatgaaaGATTTATTCTATTCCGCTCCTCTCCGTCTCGTTgtattccatcaatccaaacagaccctaaagtTTCATTGTCTCTTTTATGAGTGATGCTTGGACCCAGGCAGCTCTAACAAGAGGGTGAGTGTCGTTCTCTTGGTGGGAGGTTAGTGTTCGGTATTGGTTTTTGGGTGAGTTTTTTGGGCTGTGTTTTTTCTGGTGTGATTCCTTGCTACTtttttctggtatagcagaattCCTTTTCTTTTAGGTAGTCTGTTGTTGCCTTTGGGGTTGCCCGTGGTTGTTGGAGGCTTCCTTGGTGGTCTGTGCTAGTTGCTCCATATTTTTTTGAGCTGGCTGCTGTTTTTGGTGGCAGCtttgtgttttgtttgtgtCTTTGTTTTTAGCTTTTGGTTGTGTAGTGTGGTTTTTAGTGTGAGGCTCTTTTGTGCATATGCTTCTGTTTAGTTTCTTAACTGCTAGTGCAGCGTTTGTATCTTTGTTCCGCTCCAGAGCATTTCTTGTGCGCTGGAGTGTGttgttttaataaattttgctAATTAAAAAGAAAGTTAGTGCTGTTTTTCTCTGATGCTATGTAGTGGTGGTAGTAGTAATAGTGGTTATACTTATACCTAACTTTTCTTAAATCTGTTTCATATTGCTGAATTATGCAGATGCTGTGGACTTTTGCTTGTTCATCATCGTCCGAGTTGGCTTGAGATAACAGTTTAACTGCTGCATTTACTGTCAGTTTTTTTGTAGCTGTACATAACTTTCAGCTTGTAAATCTGAAATATGCGGGATCATTCATGAAACTTTTTGTCAGGAGTTAGTTACAGCTTTATTTTACTTTATCCGTTTTATTATTTAAGGAAGACAGCGAGGGAACGCTCCAAAGTACTAAAGAAGAGTGTCGTGATGGAATGATTGCCATAGACTTATTCCATTTGGACTAGATGAAAGACGACACTTTTTAGTAGTGCTCCAAAAGCGACATGTATTGTCATTGATATGCCGCTACATTTACATTGCTTGTTCTAAACATCGTTTACATTACTTGGGCTATGCAATATATTGACTTCCTTTTGACATTTGagatttttgtcaaaattgATGTCTATACACATAACATACCtcatttgaattttggtttttgCTGAGGTGTATGTGTATAGATAAAGTTTAGAGGTATTTGCTTTGTGGAATGTTATAAAATGGTCACTACTTCATGAACAGGTTAGATATTGATGCTATTTATGAAAACCTTTGGACAAATAGTATTTTGTTCTTTGTTATCAGTTGCGTATCAGTACAGTAGAGGAATCATTGCTCATATCTGGTTTAGATAAGGAAATTTATGACTATTTTCTGTAAATGTTACTTGGTTTGGTTTTTGCATATATGTGTTGTAAATATACCTAAAATGCTACGGTGATGACTTTTTACAAATAATCGGATATGCGCATGTGAACATGCTAAACATTACTCCCTCCATTCCTTTTTAAGTGTAGTTTCAGAAGAattattttgttcctatttaaTTGTCGTTTTGATAGTTTAAAGTTATAATTTATCAATTCTACCCTTATCCTCTCAATAACACCTACTtcacattttccataaaattaaTTCTTTCTCAATAACTACATTCCTTTTTTCAAAATGAGggtaaaatagtaaaaaactcCCTACAATCCACTATTTTAGTTAGAAAGCTTTAtgctaaaacaatatttaaaaaGGAACAAAGGGTGTAAAAAGCATgttaaattttgttattttttatgaaattatttgTATTTCTTTCTATACAATACTTCCCccgaccttaattataagcaaatgtcactttttaaatacattgaataactaatgtatctagtccaatAATTAAGAATATTTATTGGACTCTAAACATGAGAgcaataaattatgttttttaacaTTTTGAACTTTACACATTTTAGTTACAACATTTTTGTAGATATCACaatgtttgattaaaataagtTTCTTGTTACAATTTCATATTGAAAGCTAACATTTCGTTTAAGAATTTGGTGAGCAGGGAAGGAGAAAAGAGAGGAAGAAAccttttacacttttttttttttatctcataaatttttttccttcacttTCCCTTTTCTCATTCCTTTTTTCCAACTAACCACCTCCCGACCCTCCTAAACTCGCAAACATAGTCTAAAACAATTTGCAATGACTAGCCACAAACAATTTCAGAGTCTAACAAACTCCTAAGTCCTATCCACCTCTCTCATTTCCTCCCACGCTTCCAATATTTGATATGCCGAAGGCTTGTCAACCATTGCCTTGGaaacatcatcttcttcatcactttCATTATCCGAGAGCTCATCATCTGAAGACTTGTCAAGTGCAAGATGATTAAGAAATTTCGGTCTAGCGCATGAACTTACTTTATCTTCAATATTATAGTTTTGTGGCCAGCAAACCACCACATCATTATTGTTTACTCTGTCAACTTGATCATGGTTAAAGGTAAATATATCTGATTCAGCTTGATCACCAAGAAAAATGTCATTCCCAGATTCAGTACCTCCAATCATCATTCTTCCTGAAATATTTGGTACTTTTCCATTTCCACCACCATCAATTGTCTCATTCAGACCATTGACATTTTCGGTTCCAAAAGGAATGATACCAGAGTTGTTTCTCGATGAACCTAATCCACAAAGAACATGCAATGCCCTTGATAAATTTGATACTGTTGCTTCTGATACAACATTACAATTACTAAGAGCATCCAACAACCGCTCCAGATTTTCATGATTGATTCTgtcttcattttctttaaacAGCTCCGTCCATTGCTTTTCAGTCACTcggtatggtgcataagccatGGTGCTGAGTAAGATGACTGCTCGCTCATAGTTATGCTGAGTTATAGCTTGAATCATcaattcaaaaaagaaaagatgctGAGGAATTTCTCCAGCTTCCAGAATCATGTCAAATGCATGCTCCAGTAAATGCAACTGCATTGAAACCATAATATGCCGtcaaattcaatatttagaAACCAGGATATAATACTATGAGCaggaatataaaataaactcaaGAGAGCTTATATAAAGGACAAGTATATTGTCTACCTTGCCAGCTCTTGAAGCTTTAACAAGTAATGGCAAGTGTTTATTTTGATCCAAATGATAACCCGAGAGAATCATCTCTTTGTACACATGCTCAAAGTATTCCCACTGGTGCGCGCAGGCAGACACTTCCAACATTATGTTATATGTGTATGCATCTGGTCGTAAATTTGACTTTGTAACCTTAACTTCCTCAAATAAAACTTTAGCTTTAGAAAACATGTCATTCTGGCTGTACACTTTCAGCATGGTATTTACGGTCCCTACATTAGGAGCGCAGTGGTCTTGCATATATTCAAATATACTTATGCAATCATCAATGTGCCCACCATCCATGGATGACCTAATCATGCCGGTGAATGTAACCTCCAAAGGTCTAGCATGAGGAAGTCTTCTTATCTTCTCAACCTGCAGCCATATTTCAaggacttttatttttaattaggaTTTACACCTACCTACATCAACATGTTCATCTAACCACATCCATACAAAAATAAAGCGAAAACTACCAAATACACCCCTAAAATATTTGGCAATGGATATATTTGTTCCTGACCTGAGAACATCAGACTGCAGCCTATTGTCCCCAAGAAACTACAAAACTACAAATGCTGGTCGCTTAATTCATCCTCATGGTTTTTAATGTGTCATTTGTATATTGCCTAACATAGCCAATATTTATAGTTCCTTCGGGAACTTGGGTGGTTGACCGTCACAAAACTTCTTAAGAAGCATCTCGCCGTTACAGGCCCATGCTGCGCGGGGTGGGGGGTTAAGCCGAGTTATACTCGCTAGAGGCCGGGGAAGAACATGTAACCGAGGATAGCGGCCAAAAACCACTAGAAGTTATCACCCCAAAACAGTTTCCTAGCATAAAAGGAGGAAGGGACGAAGAGAGAAGCTGAGTTATTCATTACTCAGATACAAAGATCCAAACCTTGATCACGACACATCGTCAGCAAGGTCTAAAAATATTCCACCTCAGAATAGGTGATTTTTAAGTTCTCGGGAACTAATGAGCCCACCATCCAATTTATCAGGACAAATTTGGGAGTTTAATTGGCAAAAGTAAGAAAAGTACCTCCGTAATAGCATCTTGCCATCTCCCGCAGTTGCAAAGGCAACATGCTAGCTCATAATATACACTGGCTAATCCCATAATGCCTCTTCTTTCCATGTCCCTGACAGATTTCACAGCTTCATCAACTTTACCTTCCTTCCAAAACGTTCTCACCAACACTAAGGAAGAAAGGAAGTTATATATATCAGGCCATCATCTGTCAAATATCAATTGCAAATGATATGAAAGAAGTAAAACACTACCTTTATATGTAAGGGCTTCTGGAGCTTCGCCACTTGTCCTCATCTTTCCAAATAACTCATGGACAAGGTCATAGTTTCCCGATTGCAGCATTACCTTATAACAAGCATCACCTGTAAGACTTGAATACAAACATGCTTTCAAAGGTAATAACTCCCCAATTTCTTTATTCATACATAACTCTCAAAttgaatataacataaaaatagcctgtgaataaaattttgtcaaaaaataaataaatttgtgaataaaatgaaaatcatagCCACCATTCATGCATGACTACCTGATTCTGTATATAATGCAATCACAGAGAGCATATAACATTGATCAAATTTTCAGAAAAGTATCACCATAACAAATCAGCCAAATAGATCTTTCAAGACAGTTTTCTCCAAAACAACtgatattttaatttgtaataccttttattttttattagcaaCACATACAGAGATGATAGCATAATAACTACCAACTAAGAATAGCGGTTATCAATTTGATTATGCTTGtagtaaaaagtaaaaagagcAAAGTTATACAGTATCTAACCAAGATAAATTACTTGGTGTCAGATGTTGTAATCCTGAAATTACCTCCATCGCAAGCCCATAAGTTGCTCCATTAGGTTTCAGACCACTTTCCTGCAGTTGCTGAAAAACCCATGACACACCTTTCCATTGTTTTGTCGGAACACAAGCATTAAGTACCTAATAGTAATTGAAGAAATCTGATGGTTAAATCAATCTGCAAAATGGCATTCATTAGAAAgttatacaatatatatttagttGTTTTCTTACAGCATTGTAGATAACCACATCAGGTTCAAGACGTGGATCCCAGTTCTCGCAATACATATAATTAAATGTTTCGGGTTTCTGCCTCATGTATTCAACAATATTCATCAACTCTTTCAGAAGACCAGCTTGACCAAGTGTAACAGCAATACTGTGATATGCAGCCATATCAGGATATACATGAATATTTCCCTGAACAAGTTGAGAATAAATCAATCCAGTGAGCACAACAACTAAAGACGAGTCATCACATGGAAAAACAAACTAATCACTTGATTCTTACACgcatcaaattaaaaatttgaaggGCTTCCGTTGGCCTTCTTGCCTTCCCGAGAACTGCTAGAAGTTTTGTGTATACAAACCTACATACACACTCATTATTACTTTCATCATCAGAGAGAACCGAATATGTGCAAAGCACTAAGCAtgtaaaacaacaacaaaaacgaGAATCGTTAAGACATAATCATGCATATTATTTGGTGGCTTTAAAAGATATCCCAAATTATCACCAAACACTGCTGTCAATCACTGATCACAGAAAATAGCAGTTAATTCGAATTATGCCACGCTACGCTGCTACAGACCACTATCT encodes:
- the LOC123919744 gene encoding telomere repeat-binding factor 2-like isoform X1, with the protein product MGAPKQKWTAEEEAALKAGVVKHGSGKWRTILSDPEFSSILRTRSNVDLKDKWRNINVTAIWGSRQKAKLALKKNLALPAPKTNNNQLAVSKVVQREDILDVKPLAASSGTLQSSNSKEQVSRLGDNHVLEAIVNMKESKGSDKAAIATYIEEKYQCPPNLRKLLSTKLQQMVTSGKIIQEKQKYKIMASSTVSEKSRSSSLMLVEARPKDSPEVDKSGVVKVLSKSQIDEELTKMKRMSAEEAAAAAAKAVAEAELAIAQAEEAAREAEAAEAEAEAARVFAKATMKALKCKLRNAVDFCLFIIVRVGLR
- the LOC123919744 gene encoding telomere repeat-binding factor 2-like isoform X2 — protein: MGAPKQKWTAEEEAALKAGVVKHGSGKWRTILSDPEFSSILRTRSNVDLKDKWRNINVTAIWGSRQKAKLALKKNLALPAPKTNNNQLAVSKVVQREDILDVKPLAASSGTLQSSNSKEQVSRLGDNHVLEAIVNMKESKGSDKAAIATYIEEKYQCPPNLRKLLSTKLQQMVTSGKIIQEKQKYKIMASSTVSEKSRSSSLMLVEARPKDSPEVDKSGVVKVLSKSQIDEELTKMKRMSAEEAAAAAAKAVAEAELAIAQAEEAAREAEAAEAEAEAARVFAKATMKALKCKLRS
- the LOC123919745 gene encoding pentatricopeptide repeat-containing protein At5g67570, chloroplastic isoform X1, with translation MEALNTHSLRPIARFQPDTDNIRRNLIKKGVTPTPKIIHTLRKKQIQKHNRKLNRQAQISPPLSKTQKQTLEEEQHFHELKHEYKQFTKALEENKGLSLVGKPWEGVEKVEFLERVKVNKDNGGGKLKRESLMELKEMFLERKMDELKWVFDDDLEIDEAWFDENSYEKKTSKRSEVKVVRFLVDRLCDREIGAKDWKFSRCMKLSGLPFTEGQLLMILEMLSVRGCWKQALSVVQWVYSDKNQKKLQSMFVYTKLLAVLGKARRPTEALQIFNLMRGNIHVYPDMAAYHSIAVTLGQAGLLKELMNIVEYMRQKPETFNYMYCENWDPRLEPDVVIYNAVLNACVPTKQWKGVSWVFQQLQESGLKPNGATYGLAMEVISGLQHLTPSNLSCLTGDACYKVMLQSGNYDLVHELFGKMRTSGEAPEALTYKVLVRTFWKEGKVDEAVKSVRDMERRGIMGLASVYYELACCLCNCGRWQDAITEVEKIRRLPHARPLEVTFTGMIRSSMDGGHIDDCISIFEYMQDHCAPNVGTVNTMLKVYSQNDMFSKAKVLFEEVKVTKSNLRPDAYTYNIMLEVSACAHQWEYFEHVYKEMILSGYHLDQNKHLPLLVKASRAGKLHLLEHAFDMILEAGEIPQHLFFFELMIQAITQHNYERAVILLSTMAYAPYRVTEKQWTELFKENEDRINHENLERLLDALSNCNVVSEATVSNLSRALHVLCGLGSSRNNSGIIPFGTENVNGLNETIDGGGNGKVPNISGRMMIGGTESGNDIFLGDQAESDIFTFNHDQVDRVNNNDVVVCWPQNYNIEDKVSSCARPKFLNHLALDKSSDDELSDNESDEEDDVSKAMVDKPSAYQILEAWEEMREVDRT
- the LOC123919745 gene encoding pentatricopeptide repeat-containing protein At5g67570, chloroplastic isoform X2 — translated: MEALNTHSLRPIARFQPDTDNIRRNLIKKGVTPTPKIIHTLRKKQIQKHNRKLNRQAQISPPLSKTQKQTLEEEQHFHELKHEYKQFTKALEENKGLSLVGKPWEGVEKVEFLERVKVNKDNGGGKLKRESLMELKEMFLERKMDELKWVFDDDLEIDEAWFDENSYEKKTSKRSEVKVVRFLVDRLCDREIGAKDWKFSRCMKLSGLPFTEGQLLMILEMLSVRGCWKQALSVVQWVYSDKNQKKLQSMFVYTKLLAVLGKARRPTEALQIFNLMRGNIHVYPDMAAYHSIAVTLGQAGLLKELMNIVEYMRQKPETFNYMYCENWDPRLEPDVVIYNAVLNACVPTKQWKGVSWVFQQLQESGLKPNGATYGLAMEVMLQSGNYDLVHELFGKMRTSGEAPEALTYKVLVRTFWKEGKVDEAVKSVRDMERRGIMGLASVYYELACCLCNCGRWQDAITEVEKIRRLPHARPLEVTFTGMIRSSMDGGHIDDCISIFEYMQDHCAPNVGTVNTMLKVYSQNDMFSKAKVLFEEVKVTKSNLRPDAYTYNIMLEVSACAHQWEYFEHVYKEMILSGYHLDQNKHLPLLVKASRAGKLHLLEHAFDMILEAGEIPQHLFFFELMIQAITQHNYERAVILLSTMAYAPYRVTEKQWTELFKENEDRINHENLERLLDALSNCNVVSEATVSNLSRALHVLCGLGSSRNNSGIIPFGTENVNGLNETIDGGGNGKVPNISGRMMIGGTESGNDIFLGDQAESDIFTFNHDQVDRVNNNDVVVCWPQNYNIEDKVSSCARPKFLNHLALDKSSDDELSDNESDEEDDVSKAMVDKPSAYQILEAWEEMREVDRT